In Chryseobacterium sp. C-71, the genomic window CGGTTATACCTGAAGTTCACGTATTTCAGAAGGTTTTTTACCTGTGTGTTTTTTAACGAAGTTGCTAAAGTTTCCTTCATCACTAAAGCCTAGGTCATAAGCGATTTCAGACATGGTAAAGCTTGATGATTTTATTGCTTTTTCGCATTCTGTTTTTACCTTGTCAATAATAAGCTGTTTAGCAGATTTTCCGTAAGCACGTTCTGTGATTTCGGTAAGTCTTCTAACAGAAATATTAAGTTCGTCTGCGTAGTGTAAAACTTTTTTATTAGAACGGAAGTCGCGTTGCAGTAAAACTCTAAACCTGTTTGCGAATGAAATGTAATCTAAGCGGTCATCTTTTTCTGACTCTTGATTATCTAAATGTAAATAGGCGTCTAGTATTAATCCTTCAATAGCGTTGTGAGCGGCTGAGATGTAAAGGCTCTCATTTTTTGACTGAAACCTCATCAGTCTTTCGATCAAAATGACCTGATTGTACTTATTAGTACCAAAATAAGGGGCGATAAAAATTTCAGAATGACTGTTAAAAAATATCTGAGAATTTAAAAAAATGCTGTCTTTGGATGTCTTATCATAAAAAGCAGCAGAAAAAGCAATTACATAAATATGTTTTCCATATGCATTGAAAATTTCAATGTCTTTCTGTGGACCAATGTAGATAGAGTTGCCTCCTTTCACATTGTGCAGTACTCCTGAAACATATAAATCAAAATCATTTTCTGCAATCAAAATGCAGAAATATTCGAAGGTGCTGAATTGATTTTTATAATTGTTGCGTCTGATAATATCACCAATTAGATTAATGCTGAATCCTGTTTTCTTAAGTTGATCTGTGATTTTATACATCGAAGTGGGAGATATTATTTTAATTCTCAAAAATAATATTTAATTTCTCAAATTGCTAATATAATATTAATTATTTAATGAATTTAATAATTAGAATATTAAATCGCGGCAAATCCTCTATTGTAGGTGTTTTTATCGTAAAGCAGATATGGCTTCTCAATATGATGTCTTTGCTTGTGTGATTTGTTTAGTAAATTAAATGTAGATTTTATTTAATGTGATAAGATATGACATTCTCCTGATATTGGCTGTTTTGAAGTTTTCCTTATGTGGTGAATAAAGGTAAGGAAATTATCGCCTATGAAATTAAATCTAAGCAAATTATAGCCTGTGTTAATTTTTAAATTTATTATTTTAGCAATAATAAACAATTATTATTTAAATATATGATAAGTGGGGTGAGTACTGTCGGATTTTAGTGGCTAAAAGAAAAATGAGGTTAAGAATCTACGCTATTTATTTTCTGGAAAGATGTAATTTTACGGTTCTTACGAAATTAGTATGTATTATTCGAGTTGCGTGAAGATATTAATTAGATGAATTTTATATTATTGTTTCATTTAATTTCCAAATTTCTTTGAGTGTATTTTCTTCTCTTTTACTTTTATCACAAACTTAGGAAGTGTGTAAAGTTCACCTGCTTTCACTGAAAAATGAGTGCGCTCAGTTTCGCAGTAAGTATTCTGAGGAAGCGAGTTTGCATTGAGTACAATGGTATAATTTCCGATAGGTAAGAAAGAGATAAATTCACCATTGTCATCTGTACTTACGGTTTCAATTAAAATATCATCACGGAAAACATTAAGTGTAATTCCGTTAGCTCTTGGATTGAAATCAACAGCCGTTTTATGGTCAAATTCATAATTGATGTGTCCTGCGACAGTTCCATTCTGATGTAGCGGAATAGCGATTTCAAGCTTGTATTGGCTGATATCTAACATTTGGTCGTCATAATACCATCCTCCCTGAATGGATTGTTTTAAAGGGTATTTTCCAAAAGGGACATTTTTATATA contains:
- a CDS encoding AraC family transcriptional regulator; this encodes MRIKIISPTSMYKITDQLKKTGFSINLIGDIIRRNNYKNQFSTFEYFCILIAENDFDLYVSGVLHNVKGGNSIYIGPQKDIEIFNAYGKHIYVIAFSAAFYDKTSKDSIFLNSQIFFNSHSEIFIAPYFGTNKYNQVILIERLMRFQSKNESLYISAAHNAIEGLILDAYLHLDNQESEKDDRLDYISFANRFRVLLQRDFRSNKKVLHYADELNISVRRLTEITERAYGKSAKQLIIDKVKTECEKAIKSSSFTMSEIAYDLGFSDEGNFSNFVKKHTGKKPSEIRELQV